The genomic window CCGAACAACACCCACACCTACAACGTGCTCGGCACCGACCTGGGCATCATGTGGGACAACGGGAACGGAGAGTTGCTGACCGCGTTCGGGGACACCGCGGGCGTCGGCTTCCCGAACCTGTTGGCGGGCAGCATGTGGTCGTGGCGCTCGAACATCCTGATGCGCAGCCACACCAAGGACCCGTCTGGCGGCATCTATTTCGACAGCGTGGTCCGGGACGTATTCGGTCAGGCGCGCGACCTCGTCCCGAGCCCCAAGATCCCGTTCCTGGAGATCAGCCGCATCCCCACCGCGGGCATCTCGGTCGGCGGTGTCCAATTCATGAGTCTCATGTCGGTGCGTAGCTGGGACGATGTCGGACAGTGGAGCACCAACTTCTCCGGCCTCGCCGCCTCCGGCGACAACGGGGAGACCTGGGGCGAGTTGCCCGCCACCCGCCGTCCGAACGAGGGCGGCAACAGCAACTTCCAGATGAGCGCATTCCTCAAAGACGATGGTTTCGTCTACCAGTACGGCACACCCTCCGGACGCAACCAAGCCGCTTATGTCGCACGCGTTCCCGAAACCGAAATCGCCGATCTCGGTGCTTACGAATATTGGGACGGCGAGGGGTGGCGCCGCGGCGACGTCAACGCGGCGGCACCGATCATGTGGGGTGTCGGTGAACTGTCGGTGATGTACAACGCCTATCTCGGCCAATACATCTCACTCACCACCGACC from Nocardia iowensis includes these protein-coding regions:
- a CDS encoding DUF4185 domain-containing protein; this translates as MTKTPLLLLSALAGASALLLTATTPATANPNTINPIPVLNGSTGLPNLMGRTKAVFQMTGMASPNNTHTYNVLGTDLGIMWDNGNGELLTAFGDTAGVGFPNLLAGSMWSWRSNILMRSHTKDPSGGIYFDSVVRDVFGQARDLVPSPKIPFLEISRIPTAGISVGGVQFMSLMSVRSWDDVGQWSTNFSGLAASGDNGETWGELPATRRPNEGGNSNFQMSAFLKDDGFVYQYGTPSGRNQAAYVARVPETEIADLGAYEYWDGEGWRRGDVNAAAPIMWGVGELSVMYNAYLGQYISLTTDPFNSVVLRRAPAPSGPWSDPEVLIDTRELPSAYAPSIFPYQTGSDLYYLTTVHSQYNVLLMRTHL